The DNA sequence CTTTTAGGCCGCAAATTTTGCTCGCCCACTCTAAATTTTTAGGCGTGCCGTCGGTTTTACCGAGCAGATACGGCAGGAATTTATCAAAGCCGCTCGTATAGGTCTCGATGAAGTTTTTATCGTATTTGCCGCTCTCGTATAGATAGTGCATCATACCTAGCATCATCGCAGTGTCGGTGTTTGGCACCGGAGCGATCCACTGAGCCTTGTCAAAGTACTGCGCCGTATCGCTTCTAATAGGATCTATTATTATGACCTTTATGTCGCTGCGTTTTTTAAGCTCTTCAAAATACTTAAATCCCTGCTCGTCGGTGCTAGTCCACGCTATGCGAAGAGTTGCCATCGGGTTTGCGCCCCAGATGACGACTACTTTTGAGTTTTCTAGTACCACAGGCCAGCTGGTTTGCTGCTCGTAAACCTCGATACTGCCCACGACGTGAGGCATGATGATCTGGCTAGCACCCGTGGAGTAGTCACCTAGCGACCCCACAAATCCGCCACTAAGGTTCATAAATCTATGAAGTAAAATTCGCGAGTTGTGCACGTTGCCGCTTGATTTCCAGCCGTAACTACCCGCAAACACGCCCTCTAGACCCTTTTGTTTTCTAGTCTTTTTTAGCTCTCTAGCCACTAGTTTTATCGCGTCCTCGTAGCGTACGCGTACCCAGCCGTCTTTACCTCTTAGCTCTGGTTTTGGCGAGTCCGGATTTTCTAGGTAGCTTTTGCGCACCATCGGGTATTTTATGCGTGATTTATAGACCATGTCGGCGGTGTAATGTTGCAGCGGATTATACACTTCGCTCGTTTTTTGAAACGGCTCTGATTTTACGATCTTGCCGTCTTTGACGCTAACCTTTAGCATGCCCCAGTGAGCGGCCGTTAGCACCTCGCCGTTACGCACGTTTGCCGTATTTAGCTCGGCGGCGAGTAAATTTGACGCCGTTACGCTAGAAAACAAAGGAGCTGCCGCAAGAGCCGCTCCGCCTTTTAATACATTTCGTCTTTGTAGGTTCATTTTCCTCTCCTATTTTTTACTTCTCGGTCGAACGAAGTCCGACCTCCGATTTGTTTTTACCCATCGCTCGCATCGCCTATGCGATATGCTCCGCTCACTCGCTCCCGTACGGATGCCGAGCAGTCGGCATCCTCTAAAGACGGTCGCTCACCCACCTAAAGTCCCTACTGCGTAGGGTACCCTAAATCAAACTTCTCGGTCGAACGAAGTCCGACCTCCGAGCGGAAGCGCAAGCGCTCCCTGCACCCCTCTGCTTGCAGTTGCGAAGTCGCAGACAAGCAAAGCTAAAACACATCGCTTCTTTTAAAAGCGATTTTTTTATCAGCCAACGAGCCGCACCTTCGCACGAACTTAAATTTAAGCTTTTACGCTCAAATTTAACCGCCATCTCGTCCAGCGAGTCAAATTTGACGGCTAAAAGCCTCGTTCGCGCAGCCTAACCCGCAAAGTAGTCGCTCAAATTTAGCGCGCATCTCGTCTTGCGCGCTAAATTTAACTTTTTCGGCATTTGAAAAAGCGACCGCTTCGCCGCGACATTTATAAGTTTAGCTCCCGCAAATCTCGTCCGTTTGTGGGCGCATTTAGGCGTAAATCCTCGTCAAATTTACGCGCCGCCTTTTACTTTTTCGCCACGTTCACGTCGGCAGAGTGCTTTTGCAAGTACTGTATCACCAACCACTCGTCGTCTTTGCCGATCGCCGTTCGCGCGATCATCGATTTTAGCAGGTTAGGCCACTGATTTGCCTTGTAGTGCGTGGTTTGATGTAGCGAATGGCACACGCCACAGCTCTCTTTGTAAATCTCGCCGCCCTTAGCAAAAAGGCCGCCTAGGTCGTTCGTAAAGCCGTCTTTTTGCGTGTAGACAACGGTCTCAACCTCGTCCCATTTGCCGTTTGCGCCCTTTTTTACGACCTTTATATCAGGCGTCGCGGTTTTGGCAAACGCAACGGCGATGACGCGCTCGGAGTCACTAAAATAAACAACGTTGCTAACGGCGGGATTTTGGTAACCTTTGACGGAGATTTTCACGCGGTCGCCCTGCGTGGCTAAAATTTTAACCCCGTTCGTCGGCAAGAGCCTGCCTATGCTTTTTTGCGACGTCGCATCGGCGTAAACGTCTTTTACTGATGGGCTATACACCTCGCCCGCTGCAAAGAGCGAACAGGCGAGCAAGCTTGATAGTAGGATTTTTTTCATTTTTCTCCCTTAAATTTAAGATGTAAAAGGATTATATAAGAAAAGTATGATGAAACTATGATTTTATCAAATTAAGATTTTATATTTGCGCGACTCATATCGTAAATTTGCGAGCAAAATTTGCAAATTTGACGGTAAAAGCTTACGAAAAAATACTAATCTTAGTTTTAAATTTTAAAAGCTAATTCAGCGAGGTTATTGAAAGCAAATTTTAAAGCGGTAGCCCGCAAAATGCCCGAAAATTAGGACGGTTTGCGAGCCGAAAAATCCTACTCTGCGCTATAGCTTGAGAGCATATCAAAAGTAGGAGCGAAAAAGAGCGCTCCGGTGACCGGCGTGCTAAAATCAAGTAGTCTATCCGAGTTGCCGCGCGGCTCACCGATAAACATCTTATTTAGCATCGCTTCAACCGTCGAAAACGTGCTAGCATACGCGATAAAGTACGTCCCCGTCAAGCTTCCCTCGACAAAAGGCATATTTCCGCGAACGACTTTTTTATCATCTCCTACGTTTGCCGCGGCGGAGTGAGAGTTGCTAGGCTTTTCATCCTCGCTCATCTCGATGTCGTCTGCTTTCGTGCGGCCGATGACCTTTTCTTGCTCGCTCACGCTAGTTGCATTCCACTCTCTCATTTTGTGTTTATATTTTTGTACAAACACATAGCTTCCACCCTTAAATTTCGCGTCCTCGTCGCCGACTTTGGCAAAATAATCCCTATCCTCGCCGTTTGGATTTTCAGTTCCATCCACAAATCCAATAATCGCTCTGCCGTCGTGGTATTTAAAACCCTGAGTTTCGTCTGCGAGCTTGGCAAATTTAAAAAGCTCGGCCTTTATATTTTGCGCCATATCAAAGCAATCCGCCGCATCAAGCGCCCTAATATGCACGTGGATATCGCCCGCGGTGCTCACGGCTTCGTGCTTGTCGCCTTTTATCGCTTTAAAATTTACAAGCTCTTTTGGTAGCGGCTGCGGAAGTCCTAGTTTTAGCCACGCGTCGTGTCCGATGCCGATTACGCAGTTTACGTTCGCCTCCGCGCCAAACCTTACTTTAGCCGTTTTATTTAAATTTACGACCAAAGCGCAAAGCCTCTCAAAGCCCTTTTTACAGGCGTTTTCGTCGCCGCTTAACAGCCAAGTTTGAAAGACGGTGTTGTTTCCCGGCGCCTGCGTTACTTCTTGCGAATTTATTTGCATCTTTTCTCCTTGATATTTTTAAAATTAGCAGCTCGCATTTTACGACTTAAATTTTAATTTATGCTGAATTTACGCTTTTAAGAAAACGTAAATTTTAAACGGATTATAATCGTCGAGTCTTGGCTCAAATTTATCGTTGCGGTCTTTTGCAGACGCCAAATTTAAAAGCGCCGCATTTTGTATTTAAACTATGACTTTTTGATTAAGCCGTCTTGCCTCAGATATAGCTCGTTTGACTCACGGTTCGTTGATTTTGCTCGGCTAGGACAAGCGCATATCCGCTGCCCTGCGCGTTTTGGATGAGTTCTGGATAGAGTTTTTTGCGTAGTTTATACACAAAGCTTCGTATCGCGTCGGCGGTGCAGCTACCCTCCTGCCAGACGCACGCCTCGATCATCTCAAAGCTCACGACGCGCCCTTGATTTTTGAGAAAAAGATGGAGTAAATTTTGCTCTTTTTTCGTTAGCGCCACAGGCTCGTTTTCCTTTGTTAGCTGCCTGCTAAAGGCGTTAAATTTAAAGCCGTTTTTTAGATCGACCTCCGCAAAATCGTTTTTAAATTTATTCGCCGCAAAGCTCATTTCCATGATGAGCTCGCGCTTTTCAAAGGGCTTTTTTAGTACGCCAAAGCTACCCAGCTCTATCGCGCTAAGCACGTTTTCGTCGCTATCGTATGCGGTGAGAAATATAATGGGCACGTCCTTATCCAGCCCCCTTATACGAGCCGCCATCTCAAGCCCGTTCATATGCGGCATGTTGATATCTGAGAGCACCAAATTTACGTCCTTTGCTTCAAAAACCTCCAGCGCTTCTTTGGCGTTTGCGCAGGCGTAAACCTCGCTCACGTAGTTTTCGACCGATATTTTGATGCTTTCGCGCAGGCTCTCGTCGTCCTCGACGATGAGCAAATTTACGCCGTTTAAGATATTTTTTATTTTGCTATACACGCTAGCCTCGTTTCTTGCTTGTCTTTCTTAAGTTTGCAAACTAATTTTTAAATTTATCGCCTCGTCTAAATTTCGCCTAAAAATAGCGTAAATTTAGTCGGATTCGCCGCACTTTCAAGCTCCAGCGAGCCGCCTAGCTTTTTTACGGCGAGCTCCCTAGCTACGTTTAGCCCCGTGCCCGTGCCTATATTTTTCGTCGTAAAAAACGGCTCGAAAATTTTATCGCTATCCGCCTTAACCCCGCTGCCGTTATCGCTCACGCTCACGCAAAATAGCCCGCCCGATCTCTTTAACTCGATCAAAATTTGCGGCGTTTCGCATCCGCTTTCAACCAACGCGTCCTTGGCGTTTGAGAGCAAAGAGAGTAAGATCTGCCTCACGTAGCTAGCGACGCTTTTTAGCTCGCACTTGCCGCCATCATGAGCAAATTTTAGCTCGATACCGTGAGAGTTTAGCTCGGGTCGCACTATCAAAATAAGCTCGTTTATGATATTAACGAGGTCAAATTTTGCCGCACCCTCGCCGCTGGCGTAAAAATTTCTAAACGCCTTTATCGTTTCATCCATGAGTCTTAGGCTCTTTTTGCAGGCTGCGATTTGAGCCGGTATGTGCTCAAATTCGCCCTCGCGCGCGCACTCATCGATATTGTCCAGATACAGTCCCAGCGCGCTTAGAGGCTGGCGCTGCTGATGCGAGATGGAGTTTATCATCTCGCCTACCAGCGCGGTTTTGGCGTGAACTAGCACCGAGCGCCTATGCTCAAGCTCCTTTTTTTCGAGCTCCGCTTCGTGCGTGACGTCGGTGACTGCGAGGATAAATCCGTCAAATTTTATCCCGCCCTCAAGCACGTTTGAGACGTTTAGCCTGAAGCTTTTATCGCCCTTTTTTACTACAAAATCGCTTGAGTTTAGCGGGCTATTTTTGAGATTTTCAAAGCTTTTTAGCTCGCTAAGCCCCTGCGCCGCAGTGATCATCTCGTCAAATTTCGCTCCGTAAAAAACCTTGGGCGCTAGAGCAAAAATCCGCTCGAATTTTTTATTTATAAATTTTATGACGCCCTTTTTGTCCGCATACAAAAGCCCCAAATTTAGCGTCTTAGCAAAGGCTCGCGCGACCTCGCTAGGCCCGCTTGCGTTACTCTTTGTAGCCCGCGATGTCAAGCCCAAAGCCCTTTAACGCGACGAAATCTTTGTTTTTATTCGCGCTTAAAAGCTCGATACGGCTGACGCCTAGTTTGTGTAAAATTTGCGCGCCGATGCCGTAGTCCTTGACCTGTTCGCCGGACTTCTCCTCGCCTTGCAAAAACACCGCGACGCCGCCGTTTTTGGATAGATACTCGAGCGAATCTCGCAAATCGTCGAATTTATCCGAGCACAGTAGCTCCACATCGCTTGAAATTTGATGAAATTTGACCGCGGTTTTTTCCTTTATCTCGCCGAAAACAAAAGCATAGTGTCGCTCGCCTTTGTGATCTAGGATATCGCATTTTAGGGCGTCAAAGCCCGCTATCTTAGCCGCGTTTTTTTCTTTTATCTCGATTAGGCTTTCGTGTTTTAAGCGGTATTGAACTAGCTCGGAAACCGAGACCATATTTAGCCCAAATTTATCGCAAAACTCCTCTAGATCGGGTCTGCGAGCCATATTTCCGTCCTCTTTTACGATCTCGCAGATAACGGCTGCTTGCGTTAGTCCGGCAAGCTTGCATAGATCGACCGAGCCTTCGGTGTGCCCCGTGCGGCTTAGCACGCCGCCTTTTTTAGCGATGAGCGGGAAAATATGCCCAGGTCGCACGAAATCCTCGGGCTTTGACATCGGATCGGCTGCCAGGCGGATCGTGACGTCGCGCTCGTATGCGCTCACGCCCGTGGTCGTGTTTTTGGCGTCTATGGTGACGGTAAACGCCGTCTCGTGGCAGGACGTGTTTTTATCCACCATCAAATTTAGATCAAGGCGACCCGCGATCTCCTCGTTTAGCGCGAGGCACAGCACGCCTTTTGCGTGAGTTATGGCGAAATTTACCTTTTGCGTGTCGCTAAAGGTCGCCGCAAATACCAGATCGCCCTCGTTTTCACGATCCTCATCGTCGACCATGACGACCATTTTGCCGTTTTTGATGTCGTTTATGGCCTGCTCTACTCTATCCATTGTTATTCCTTGTTTAAAAATTTAGGGTAATTATACATTTTTAGCTTTGAATTTAGGCTTTTGCGCGGGCCTTGTTAGGGATTTTACAGACTTTTTGCCGCGTCTAACTGCAACGCAAACATACTTTTGGTTAAATTTAAACGAAGCGACCAGGCTTGTAAGTTTTTGTTTAATTTCTACGGATTTATCAAATTTGACCGATTTTGGGCATAACCCGCACCTTGAAAAGGCTAAACATCGTAGCTTTTGAGGCTTGCGCTAAGTAGAGGCAAATTTACGGCAAAACGACAATGCCTGTAAATTTGATAAATTTTACTGTTTTGGCTTGATTTGATATTTTGCGCCGAGCCTTGCAAATTCTTTAGCGAAAAATGCGTTTAAATCTCGCAGGCTATCGTCGTTCATTTGGATAAGCTTTAGGCGATTTTTCTTGTAAATTTTGATTTTTTTGCTTTTTCTTTTTAGGTATTGCGGCGTCTCAAGACCCCAAAATTCGATATAAATTTCGCTTTGCGTAAGGTAAAAATCGCTAACGACGCGCTCTTTGGTCGGCGCTTTTTTCTCGTAGATAAAATCTATGCCGCGGTAAAACAGCCAATTTGCCACGATGAGTTCGGCACGGCTTTTTACTGTATCGCCGCTATCGCTTTTGTATCTAGTTTGCTTGATTTTTTGCTTTTTAAATAGCTTTAAAGCCAGCAAAATAATTACAATCAGCAGCAAAACGATTAAAATTTTTGGTACGTCAAAGCTCATAAGCAATTTTCTTTAATGCAAAATTTGATTTTTTGGAGTAAATGAAGGAAAAATTAGATTTGGTTGCGGAGGACGGACTTGAACCGCCGACCTTCGGGTTATGAGCCCGACGAGCTACCACTGCTCTACTCCGCGATGAAATTTGAGTGGATGGGGTAAGAGGATTCGAACCTCTGGATGATTGGACCAAAACCAATTGCCTTACCGCTTGGCGATACCCCAGCCTGTAAAAAGAAAGCTGATTATATATATTTTTACCTTATTTGTCAAGCTTTTTGGCAAATTTTAGCCGTTTTTTCAAAGTTTTTCCATAAAAGCTGTGCTATACGAGCCGTTTAAGCGCCTATTTATATCGTCCTGCCAGCTAGCAGGTAGCGCTTCAAGAGCTCTAAATTTAGGCAACAAATCCAAATTTTCGCTCGGATTTAAAAACAGTTTATTTATCTGCATTACGCTTAGAGCATTTTCGTTTTTTTGCAGGATCTCTATCTCGCAGCCGGCCTTGCACGACCCGTTTTCAAGCACTTTATAGTACCAGCCGGTTAATCCGGTAGCAAAAATCTCTTTGGCTAAATTTGCATTTCCCCAGCGTTTTGCGAGCTTAAAGCACGGTTTTCGCGGCTGGGTTACTTGTAGTACTAATGAGCCGATTTTATGCACGTCGCCCACGTTTACGCTATTTTCATCTAGTCCGCTAACGGTCAAATTTTCGCCCATCGCGCCTAACGGCAAATTTTTAAGCCCAAGATAAGCTTCCCACGCGGGATAGTTTTCTAGCGAGTTTGCAAACACGGCTTTATTTACGCCGCCATGATGCTTGGTGTCGGCGACCTCGTCGCCCTCAAAGCCAAGCTCGTTTGCGTAGATTTCGCCCGTCTGCGCATTTTTAAATATTGCCGAGCGCCACGCCTTGCCCAGCTCATCCGTAGCCGCCACGCTACCGTACTGCCTTGCTTTACCTATCAAAAGCGCTTTTACGAATGCCATCTTACCCTCACGCCACGTTTTGCAGATTTAGCCTAACCTGCTCGTCCTCGTCGTTAAACTCAAATCTCACCGCCCTAGCCCCAAAGCTCTTTGCGATCGCCTCTAGCGTATCGCGCGCGGATTTGTGGATCTTGGACTGGAGCTGATTTATTAGGCGTACGGACATCTTTTCGACCTCGGCGCGCGCCTCCTCGATGAGCCTGTTTTTATCCTCCTCGCTAAAGCTGCTACCGAAAAATCCGTTTAGCGAATCAGGCAACAAAAACGGGATAAATTTGCCGTTTTTCTCGTCGTAAAATTTCATATTCGCGATCGAAAATTTGTATTTGCAAGGCGGCATCTTGATGAGATACTCCTCGCTCGCGACGTTTACGATCTCTAGGCGCGGGCTCGTTAAGTCGTAGATGAAGTTTATCTCAAACTCAAATATCATCGAGAGCTTTTTCTCGCTCACCAGCCAGCGCAGGTACTCCTTGCCGAAGCTGCCGAATGCATGATCGGTCTTGGTCACGATCTCTTTGCTATAGACCTGAAAAACGGATAGCTCGCCGATGGATTTTAGCTGCGATATCTCGGTGCCAATCTGCGTCGTAGAGGGCTTTTGCGCGGTTTTTAAGGCTTTGTTAAATCTAAAAATCGTAAATACGCAAACCGCCAGCAAAATTGCCAAAATAAGGCTTGTAACATCTATCATCTTTGCTCCTTTAAAAGGCGATTTTAGCGAAATTCGTTAAAATAATCGTTAAATTTGAGCTTTGGGTTGTTTTGTATCGATATAAATTTAAATTTACGGTGCAGTTTGGCAAAACCCGCACCTTTGAGATACGAGTTTTAAATTTG is a window from the Campylobacter massiliensis genome containing:
- a CDS encoding cytochrome C, with protein sequence MKKILLSSLLACSLFAAGEVYSPSVKDVYADATSQKSIGRLLPTNGVKILATQGDRVKISVKGYQNPAVSNVVYFSDSERVIAVAFAKTATPDIKVVKKGANGKWDEVETVVYTQKDGFTNDLGGLFAKGGEIYKESCGVCHSLHQTTHYKANQWPNLLKSMIARTAIGKDDEWLVIQYLQKHSADVNVAKK
- a CDS encoding Dyp-type peroxidase; its protein translation is MQINSQEVTQAPGNNTVFQTWLLSGDENACKKGFERLCALVVNLNKTAKVRFGAEANVNCVIGIGHDAWLKLGLPQPLPKELVNFKAIKGDKHEAVSTAGDIHVHIRALDAADCFDMAQNIKAELFKFAKLADETQGFKYHDGRAIIGFVDGTENPNGEDRDYFAKVGDEDAKFKGGSYVFVQKYKHKMREWNATSVSEQEKVIGRTKADDIEMSEDEKPSNSHSAAANVGDDKKVVRGNMPFVEGSLTGTYFIAYASTFSTVEAMLNKMFIGEPRGNSDRLLDFSTPVTGALFFAPTFDMLSSYSAE
- a CDS encoding response regulator transcription factor, whose amino-acid sequence is MYSKIKNILNGVNLLIVEDDESLRESIKISVENYVSEVYACANAKEALEVFEAKDVNLVLSDINMPHMNGLEMAARIRGLDKDVPIIFLTAYDSDENVLSAIELGSFGVLKKPFEKRELIMEMSFAANKFKNDFAEVDLKNGFKFNAFSRQLTKENEPVALTKKEQNLLHLFLKNQGRVVSFEMIEACVWQEGSCTADAIRSFVYKLRKKLYPELIQNAQGSGYALVLAEQNQRTVSQTSYI
- a CDS encoding PAS domain-containing sensor histidine kinase is translated as MTSRATKSNASGPSEVARAFAKTLNLGLLYADKKGVIKFINKKFERIFALAPKVFYGAKFDEMITAAQGLSELKSFENLKNSPLNSSDFVVKKGDKSFRLNVSNVLEGGIKFDGFILAVTDVTHEAELEKKELEHRRSVLVHAKTALVGEMINSISHQQRQPLSALGLYLDNIDECAREGEFEHIPAQIAACKKSLRLMDETIKAFRNFYASGEGAAKFDLVNIINELILIVRPELNSHGIELKFAHDGGKCELKSVASYVRQILLSLLSNAKDALVESGCETPQILIELKRSGGLFCVSVSDNGSGVKADSDKIFEPFFTTKNIGTGTGLNVARELAVKKLGGSLELESAANPTKFTLFLGEI
- a CDS encoding bifunctional 3,4-dihydroxy-2-butanone 4-phosphate synthase/GTP cyclohydrolase II; this encodes MDRVEQAINDIKNGKMVVMVDDEDRENEGDLVFAATFSDTQKVNFAITHAKGVLCLALNEEIAGRLDLNLMVDKNTSCHETAFTVTIDAKNTTTGVSAYERDVTIRLAADPMSKPEDFVRPGHIFPLIAKKGGVLSRTGHTEGSVDLCKLAGLTQAAVICEIVKEDGNMARRPDLEEFCDKFGLNMVSVSELVQYRLKHESLIEIKEKNAAKIAGFDALKCDILDHKGERHYAFVFGEIKEKTAVKFHQISSDVELLCSDKFDDLRDSLEYLSKNGGVAVFLQGEEKSGEQVKDYGIGAQILHKLGVSRIELLSANKNKDFVALKGFGLDIAGYKE
- a CDS encoding helicase IV, producing MSFDVPKILIVLLLIVIILLALKLFKKQKIKQTRYKSDSGDTVKSRAELIVANWLFYRGIDFIYEKKAPTKERVVSDFYLTQSEIYIEFWGLETPQYLKRKSKKIKIYKKNRLKLIQMNDDSLRDLNAFFAKEFARLGAKYQIKPKQ
- a CDS encoding MOSC domain-containing protein; amino-acid sequence: MAFVKALLIGKARQYGSVAATDELGKAWRSAIFKNAQTGEIYANELGFEGDEVADTKHHGGVNKAVFANSLENYPAWEAYLGLKNLPLGAMGENLTVSGLDENSVNVGDVHKIGSLVLQVTQPRKPCFKLAKRWGNANLAKEIFATGLTGWYYKVLENGSCKAGCEIEILQKNENALSVMQINKLFLNPSENLDLLPKFRALEALPASWQDDINRRLNGSYSTAFMEKL
- a CDS encoding DUF4230 domain-containing protein, whose translation is MIDVTSLILAILLAVCVFTIFRFNKALKTAQKPSTTQIGTEISQLKSIGELSVFQVYSKEIVTKTDHAFGSFGKEYLRWLVSEKKLSMIFEFEINFIYDLTSPRLEIVNVASEEYLIKMPPCKYKFSIANMKFYDEKNGKFIPFLLPDSLNGFFGSSFSEEDKNRLIEEARAEVEKMSVRLINQLQSKIHKSARDTLEAIAKSFGARAVRFEFNDEDEQVRLNLQNVA